Proteins encoded by one window of Colletes latitarsis isolate SP2378_abdomen chromosome 5, iyColLati1, whole genome shotgun sequence:
- the LOC143342045 gene encoding uncharacterized protein LOC143342045, with product MTGEIKLKLSLYNHDVNRLVSQLRMDKEIGHFKAKLIECRKESESTEIEILNVNQLQDKGLFILKDMQRKYKQIEEEMKEIHCEYLKCVNNVKCYEGTVHRKVNSLTLKRDNLKTELANLNKVANENKKKLMDIRKMIEIQEKKNIALLRKLKKTEERTNIPQDLKEKVKEVLSDPRGIKINISN from the exons ATGACTGGCGAAATAAAATTG AAACTTTCCCTGTACAACCATGATGTAAACAGACTCGTGTCGCAACTCAGG ATGGATAAAGAAATAGGACATTTCAAAGCTAAATTAATAGAATGTCGTAAAGAATCCGAGTCCACCGAGATTGAAATACTGAACGTGAATCAGTTACAAGATAAAGGATTATTTATATTGAAAGACATGCAAAGAAAGTACAAACAAATCGAGGAGGAAATGAAGGAAATCCATTGCGAATATCTAAAATGCGTTAACAATGTAAAGTGTTATGAAGGAACAGTTCATCGAAAAGTTAATTCTTTAACATTGAAAAGAGACAACTTAAAAACAGAACTGGCAAACTTAAATAAagttgcaaatgaaaataagaaGAAATTGATGGACATAAGAAAGATGATCGAAATTCAAGAA aaaaaaaaCATTGCGTTGTTACGAAAATTGAAGAAAACGGAAGAACGAACGAACATACCACAAGATTTGAAGGAAAAAGTGAAAGAAGTTCTGTCTGATCCCAGaggtattaaaataaatatttctaattaa
- the LOC143342238 gene encoding polyamine-modulated factor 1 isoform X2 yields MKTVIYVAGARGSFGHDEFLDILTLLKSKPNVAQKLHEAMVKELHDSMIDDLKNVLEEGNLQELLEKVAMLSDANSSVHEDVWRPPGNVTLHLRSLDAKEIQEASEQLAKQVNEIEEENTRLMKIVAKKRLKIFALHDNITQSLNSSPIAIMLLQNRLEQLEKCIKMLGHK; encoded by the exons ATGAAAACTGTCATATATGTTGCTGGCGCTCGCGGTTCTTTTGGACACG ACGAGTTCCTTGACATTCTCACCCTATTAAAATCGAAACCAAATGTTGCCCAAAAATTGCACGAAGCTATGGTCAAAGAACTTCACGACTCCATGATCGACGATTTGAAAAACGTATTGGAGGAAGGTAATTTGCAGGAGTTGTTGGAAAAAGTTGCTATGTTGTCCGATGCAAATTCGTCCGTACACGAGGACGTTTG GAGGCCGCCTGGGAATGTAACTTTGCATTTACGATCTTTGGACGCGAAGGAGATCCAAGAAGCGAGCGAGCAGTTAGCAAAACAAGTAAATGAAATTGAAGAGGAAAATACGCGTTTAATGAAGATAGTTGCGAAAAAGAGATTGAAAATATTTGCTTTACACGACAATATAACACAGTCTTTAAATAGTTCACCAATTGCGATAATGTTATTACAAAACAGACTAGAACAGTTAGAGAAGTGTATAAAGATGCTAGGCCataaataa
- the LOC143342238 gene encoding polyamine-modulated factor 1 isoform X1 produces the protein MEEDQEHKYLNNVLLFRLAISNHLKNIAESVSTDEFLDILTLLKSKPNVAQKLHEAMVKELHDSMIDDLKNVLEEGNLQELLEKVAMLSDANSSVHEDVWRPPGNVTLHLRSLDAKEIQEASEQLAKQVNEIEEENTRLMKIVAKKRLKIFALHDNITQSLNSSPIAIMLLQNRLEQLEKCIKMLGHK, from the exons ATGGAGGAGGATCAAGAGCACAAGTATTTGAACAATGTTCTTCTATTTCGGCTCGCCATTTCAAATCATCTCAAAAACATCGCGGAATCTGTAAG tACAGACGAGTTCCTTGACATTCTCACCCTATTAAAATCGAAACCAAATGTTGCCCAAAAATTGCACGAAGCTATGGTCAAAGAACTTCACGACTCCATGATCGACGATTTGAAAAACGTATTGGAGGAAGGTAATTTGCAGGAGTTGTTGGAAAAAGTTGCTATGTTGTCCGATGCAAATTCGTCCGTACACGAGGACGTTTG GAGGCCGCCTGGGAATGTAACTTTGCATTTACGATCTTTGGACGCGAAGGAGATCCAAGAAGCGAGCGAGCAGTTAGCAAAACAAGTAAATGAAATTGAAGAGGAAAATACGCGTTTAATGAAGATAGTTGCGAAAAAGAGATTGAAAATATTTGCTTTACACGACAATATAACACAGTCTTTAAATAGTTCACCAATTGCGATAATGTTATTACAAAACAGACTAGAACAGTTAGAGAAGTGTATAAAGATGCTAGGCCataaataa